Below is a window of Acidobacteriota bacterium DNA.
GCTCGAAGGGCTCGAAGACCCTCTGGACCTCTTCGGCGCTCATCCCGGCCCCCGTGTCCGCCACCGAAAGGGCCACCCGGTCCCCTTCCCTCCCGAGGCTCACCCGCACCTGCCCCGCCTCCCGGTTGTACTTCACGGCGTTGGAAAGGAGGTTCAGGAGGATCTGCCGGACGCGCCCCCGGTCCCCCAGGACCCAGGGCGGTGCCTCCTCCCGGGGCGGCTCCAGGAGGCTCACCGCCCGCTCCCTCGCGGCGGGTTCCAGGGCCCTCATGCACTCGGCCAGGACGGGCGCGGGGTCCAGAGGTTCCCGGGCCGTTTCCAGGCGCCCCGATTCCACGCGCGCCAGGTCCAGGATCTCGGTGATGAGGCCGAGGAGGTGCCGGCCCGAGCCCCGGATCGTCTCCAGCGCCTCCCGCTGGGCCCCCGTGGGCGGCTCCCTCTTGTCCGTCAGGAGCAGTTCCGAAAAGCCCAGAATGGAGTTGAGCGGCGTGCGCAGTTCGTGGCTCATCCGGGACAGGAACTCGGACTTGGCCCGGTTGGCGCGCTCCGCCTCCTCCCTCGCCCGCTCCAGGTCCAGAAGGGCCATCCGCCGGGCCTCGGCCTCCTCCGCCAGCCGCCGGGCCCCCGCCGAAATCTCCTGGCCCTTCCGCAGGAGGATCTGCTCGTAGCCGCCCCGCAAGACCTCGAAGGCGTAGATGAGGAGGGACACCACGACATAGCTCGCGAGGGCCTGGCGAAGCACGGGAGTCGGGTACGGGAACCAGGTCAGGCCCGCCTCCGAGGCGGCGAAAGCCGCGACCAGCAGGACCATGCTCGCCCCCACCCAGGCCCATCCCATCCGGCTTCCCTTGAGGTAGAACGCCGCCGCGGGCATGCAGAACCACCAGAAGAGGCCCGTCCCGGCCACCCCGCCCGAGAAGAGCAGGACCGCCAGCAGGGACAGCGTCAGCATAAGGCCCAGGTTCACGGCGATGCGGAGGTTTTTCGTGAGGCGGAGGTACAGGAGCAGGGCCGCCGTCATGGCGCCGAAGGCCAGCTCGATGACGCCCAGGACGGGCTGGGCCTCCCATTCGGGCCCGAAGAGGTGGTAGAGGCCGAAGACCGCCATGGCGAGGAAGTTGACGGCCCCGAAGATGTTGAGGTACGCGCCGCGCCTCAGCCCCGGGCTCCTCCCCGAATAGGCCTCCGCCATCGGCCGGAAAGGCTCCACCCCGGGTTCGATCCGGTCCTCCTGGGAACCGGGATCCCGCCCGCTCGCCACGGCTGACCTCCTCGCCCCGACCCCGAGAGGCGCCGCTTCGTTGCCCAGGGATTCGCCCCGGGTTCTTTTCCAGAATCTAGGATGTTGTCCACCCGGGGTCAAGGAAATGGATACAGCGTTCTCGGAGGAAGGCGGCAGCGGTGGTGGGGGCAGAGCGCCGAAGCCCCGAGAGTAGCCCGTAGAACGCTGCTCCCGTCCCAGCCCGCGGCTGGCCCCTAAGAGGGTTTCCAGGGGACCTTCTTCCTGGTTCCCCCCCTCACTGAACGCTGCGTGCACTCTGGCGGCCTACCTTGGGACGTTGAAGGGGCGACCTGGACTGGCCCGGTCCTCATGCCCGTAGTACGATTCCTGGAGGGTAGCGGCGTTTTCCAGGGGCGGATGGGCAAGGCACACGCGAGGGCATCGCCAACTCTTTGGGTTCTGAAGACTTGTTCCAACGCTAGAACCCCGGGTTCGGGAGGAAAAAGTGAAGCAGGTGGTCATCGAGAACCCGGTCATCAACTCCCCTTTCGAGGAGCCCACCCGCCACTTCAAGTTCTCCGACGAGGGCATCACCAACGAAATCGTGGGCAGACGGCGAACGAGTTCCTACTTTATCCCCATCGCCAAGCCCCGCAGCAAGGGTCGCCAACTCGCCTTCGAAACCGAGTGGACCGAGGACCGTATCGAGGAGAACGTCTTCATCAACCAGGTCCGGGAACGCGTGGGCCTGTGGCGCAAGAAGGGACGGTTCGGTGTTACCAAGACGACCCAAATGCTCCTGAACCACTGGACGAGTCCCGCGCGAGCAAAGAAGTTCTTCTTCTGCCAAATCGAGGCCCTGGAAACGATCATCTACGTCACTGAGGTGGCCCGCAAGAACGGAGACGCGTGGATCGAAAACAGACTCGAAGAAAGTAACCGCGACGCGAACCCGGATCTCTACCGCATCGCCTTCAAGATGGCGACGGGAAGCGGTAAAACCAGCGTAATGGGAATGCTCATCGCCTGGCACACGCTCAACAAGCTGGCCAATCCTCAGGATGCCAGGTACTCGGACAGCTTCCTTGTGGTGACCCCAGGCATCACCATCAAGGACAGGCTCCGCGTCCTGATGCCCAGCGATCCGAACAATGAGTACCGAACCAGAGATATCGTCCCCCAGTTCCTGTTGGAGGACTTGGGGCGGGCCCGGATCGTGGTCACCAACTTTCACGCATTCAAGCCGCGAGAAACAGCATCCGCAGGGAAAGTCACCAAGAGCATCCTGGGCCAGGGCGAGAGCAGCCCCTTTACCGAGTCCCCCGACCAGATGGTCCGACGGGTGTGCAGGGAACTCGGGAACAAGAAGAACATTGTCGTCTTGAACGACGAAGCCCACCACTGCTACCGGCGCAAGCCGGACGGCGACGAGGTTAGGCTCTCGGGCGACGAAAGGAAAGAGGCGCAGAGGCGGGAGGAAGAGGCCCGGATCTGGATCTCCGGACTGGAAGCAGTCAAGGCCAAGCTGGGTATCCGTGCGATCTACGACCTTTCGGCAACCCCATTTTTCCTGAGGGGGTCCGGCTACTCCGAAGGCACACTGTTTCCGTGGGTCCTTTCGGACTTCTCCCTCATTGATGCGATCGAATCCGGCATCGTCAAGGTTCCCCGCGTTCCCGTTGCCGACAACTCCATGACCTCGGAACAGCCTACTTACCGAGACCTCTGGCCGCGCATCCGCGAGCACCTGCCCAAGAAGGGCCGTGGTACCCAAGCCGTGACGGGCGAGCCCCGCCTCCCCGCCGAGCTGGAAGGGGCCCTCCAAAGCCTCTACGACAACTATCGAAAGTACTACGATCATTGGGAAAGGAATGAGGACGCCCGCGCACGGGGCCTGACGCCGCCTGTGTTCATCGTGGTGTGCAACAACACCAACGTCTCGAAACTCGTCTTCGATTACATCGCCGGATGGGAGAAACCCCTCCCCGACGGCACGACGGTTTTGGTCCCCGGCCAACTTGCACTCTTCAGCAACGTTCAAGGAGAAACCTGGCTCGCCCGTCCCAACACCATCCTGGTGGACAGCGAACAGCTCGAGTCGGGCGAGGCGATGAGTGACGAGTTCAAGAAGATCGCCTCTCGTGAGATCGAAGAATTCAAGGACGACTACCGCCGCCGTTTCCCTGGGCGCGACGCCGAATCCCTCACCGATGAGGACCTTCTCCGCGAGGTCATGAATACCGTGGGCAAGCCCGGCAAGCTG
It encodes the following:
- a CDS encoding BPTD_3080 family restriction endonuclease is translated as MKQVVIENPVINSPFEEPTRHFKFSDEGITNEIVGRRRTSSYFIPIAKPRSKGRQLAFETEWTEDRIEENVFINQVRERVGLWRKKGRFGVTKTTQMLLNHWTSPARAKKFFFCQIEALETIIYVTEVARKNGDAWIENRLEESNRDANPDLYRIAFKMATGSGKTSVMGMLIAWHTLNKLANPQDARYSDSFLVVTPGITIKDRLRVLMPSDPNNEYRTRDIVPQFLLEDLGRARIVVTNFHAFKPRETASAGKVTKSILGQGESSPFTESPDQMVRRVCRELGNKKNIVVLNDEAHHCYRRKPDGDEVRLSGDERKEAQRREEEARIWISGLEAVKAKLGIRAIYDLSATPFFLRGSGYSEGTLFPWVLSDFSLIDAIESGIVKVPRVPVADNSMTSEQPTYRDLWPRIREHLPKKGRGTQAVTGEPRLPAELEGALQSLYDNYRKYYDHWERNEDARARGLTPPVFIVVCNNTNVSKLVFDYIAGWEKPLPDGTTVLVPGQLALFSNVQGETWLARPNTILVDSEQLESGEAMSDEFKKIASREIEEFKDDYRRRFPGRDAESLTDEDLLREVMNTVGKPGKLGEQVKCVVSVSMLTEGWDANTVTHILGVRAFGTQLLCEQVVGRGLRRMSHCTEARTLTVDGQTVSFDGFPVEYAEVYGVPFSFIPCSGTPVDPKPGPAPTRVRALEDRSACEITFPRVTGYRYDLPSERITATFSSDSHLTLSTEHVPTKTENAPIIGETSIHTLEDLKNRRPREVEFLLAKRVLERNCRDDSGNVKAWLFPQILGITRRWLQECLRCKDDTFPQLLLLVENADAAAERIYRSIVAGEAGEKRLQPILEPYETVGSTRHVDFDTTRPTYATRPDRCHVSHVVADTKSWEQKLAQTLEEMDEVVCYVKNQNLGFTIPYTLNGEEHNYLPDFIARVRDGHGDGDLLNLIIEVTGEKERDKEAKVGTARALWVPAINNHGGFGRWAFIEIKDPWDAKNAIRTFLAAGDER
- a CDS encoding hybrid sensor histidine kinase/response regulator — translated: MASGRDPGSQEDRIEPGVEPFRPMAEAYSGRSPGLRRGAYLNIFGAVNFLAMAVFGLYHLFGPEWEAQPVLGVIELAFGAMTAALLLYLRLTKNLRIAVNLGLMLTLSLLAVLLFSGGVAGTGLFWWFCMPAAAFYLKGSRMGWAWVGASMVLLVAAFAASEAGLTWFPYPTPVLRQALASYVVVSLLIYAFEVLRGGYEQILLRKGQEISAGARRLAEEAEARRMALLDLERAREEAERANRAKSEFLSRMSHELRTPLNSILGFSELLLTDKREPPTGAQREALETIRGSGRHLLGLITEILDLARVESGRLETAREPLDPAPVLAECMRALEPAARERAVSLLEPPREEAPPWVLGDRGRVRQILLNLLSNAVKYNREAGQVRVSLGREGDRVALSVADTGAGMSAEEVQRVFEPFERLSADRQGIPGTGIGLSLSRRLARLMGGDIRVESTPGVGSRFTLLLPAAPRNDSGGAGDAGEPASAPSEAGPERTVRTVLYVEDDPANLALVRRVLERRPGLRLAAAGSVREGMAALKRERPSLLLLDLHLPDGNGLEILDALDGGGDLGPSPPVVVVSASAMPDEVARVLQRGVSAYLTKPLDIGRFLDAVDAALGGEPPGTKGEGSP